One Carassius auratus strain Wakin chromosome 4, ASM336829v1, whole genome shotgun sequence DNA segment encodes these proteins:
- the parp12b gene encoding protein mono-ADP-ribosyltransferase PARP12b — protein MSGYSRIIHYATSVLCGNKGSMEISQLHHKVLQRFDISEDDFWYVVKKCARFAVVQSRPRTEEDGESDCIVVAKTSLRLCKKYFNNECYECQDLHLCKYYVYGNCRYGKGRKECKFSHDIQSQHNYPLLRECTLHELNEDDLFLLLLQNDPALLPEVCAHYNKGIGLYGACTFMERCTKVHICQHFVQDDCLFGPKCKRLHSIDEQSRRMLEERGLGGDIIHDLPYIYQNVYRLNSQTLSSELISDQGDKPPAQMEKNEICLHFIRRKCKFQDQCVLVHFNLPYKWEVNDEKGWRDLRNMEEIERAYCDPKNEHSPGSKPVDFGSMTRNHNPVRRLSTVSSVSKPAHYILTTEWIWYYKGDHENWIEYGQPDDKQRVTSVTSRELEKAFQEDNNAEVTVLKGNRHYYVSFQDMYQRNPKHNTKRRVRRRPRFVSINEVEAKATQ, from the exons ATGTCGGGCTACTCCCGGATCATACATTATGCGACCAGCGTGTTATGCGGCAATAAAGGTTCAATGGAAATCTCTCAGCTGCATCACAAGGTCCTCCAGCGCTTTGATATCTCCGAGGATGATTTCTGGTACGTCGTTAAGAAATGCGCCCGCTTCGCAGTGGTCCAGAGCAGACCCAGAACAGAGGAGGACGGAGAGTCCGACTGCATCGTCGTCGCCAAAACATCTCTGAGACTCTGCAAGAAATACTTCAATAATGAATGTTACGAGTGCCAGGATTTACATCTGTGCAAATATTACGTTTACGGAAACTGCAGATATGGAAAAGGAAG gaAGGAGTGTAAATTCTCCCATGATATCCAGTCACAGCATAACTATCCCCTGCTGCGAGAATGCACACTTCATGAACTGAACGAGGATGACCTCTTCCTGCTTCTGCTCCAGAACGACCCTGCGCTACTGCCAGAG GTGTGTGCTCACTATAATAAAGGCATAGGGCTTTATGGGGCCTGTACCTTTATGGAGCGCTGCACTAAGGTGCACATTTGTCAGCACTTTGTGCAAGACGACTGTCTGTTCGGCCCCAAGTGCAAACGGCTGCACAGTATCGACGAGCAAAGCCGCAGGATGCTGGAGGAACGTGGTCTCGGCGGTGACATCATCCATGACCTGCCCTACATCTACCAGAACGTTTATCGCCTCAACTCACAAACTCTAAGCAGTG AACTGATCTCTGATCAAGGCGACAAACCGCCTGCTCAGATGGAGAAGAATGAAATCTGTCTCCACTTCATACGACGGAAATGCAAGTTTCAGG ACCAGTGCGTTCTTGTCCACTTCAATCTTCCATATAAATGGGAGGTTAATGACGAGAAAGGCTGGAGGGATTTGAGAAACATGGAGGAAATAGAAAGAGCCTACTGTGACCCAAAGAATGAACACAG TCCAGGCTCAAAACCGGTGGATTTTGGGTCCATGACTAGGAACCATAACCCCGTGCGCCGACTCTCAACAGTCTCTTCCGTCTCTAAACCCGCCCACTACATCCTGACAACAGAGTGGATTTGGTACTACAAAGGAGATCATGAGAACTGGATAGAGTACGGTCAGCCG GATGACAAGCAACGTGTGACGTCTGTAACGTCCCGAGAGCTGGAGAAAGCATTTCAGGAGGATAACAATGCAGAGGTTACTGTCCTTAAGGGAAATAGGCATTACTATGTCAGTTTCCAAG ACATGTATCAAAGAAACCCCAAGCACAACACAAAGAGGAGGGTGCGCAGACGACCACGCTTTGTGTCTATCAA